From Pontibacter actiniarum, a single genomic window includes:
- a CDS encoding DUF4268 domain-containing protein, protein MYTREQASQLRQQFWTTFGLYLSPQLSAEGWKINWLNYKTGVKDIYFRMNADNKRAYIAIELAHPDTELQELVFEQFQEHKTMLHEALGEEWEWDLHTTDESARVVSRIYKAVSPVNVFNKDDWPQLISFLKPRIIALDMFWSDAKYSFES, encoded by the coding sequence ATGTATACACGCGAGCAAGCTTCACAACTCCGGCAGCAGTTCTGGACCACGTTTGGCCTTTACCTATCGCCGCAACTCTCTGCGGAGGGCTGGAAGATAAACTGGCTTAACTACAAAACCGGCGTGAAGGACATTTACTTCCGTATGAACGCGGATAACAAGCGCGCGTACATTGCCATTGAGCTGGCGCACCCGGATACTGAGCTACAGGAGTTGGTTTTCGAGCAGTTTCAGGAGCATAAAACGATGTTGCACGAGGCCCTGGGAGAAGAGTGGGAGTGGGACTTGCATACGACCGACGAATCGGCCCGGGTGGTGAGCCGTATCTACAAGGCCGTAAGCCCGGTGAATGTATTTAACAAAGACGATTGGCCCCAGCTTATTTCCTTCCTGAAGCCGCGCATCATTGCCTTGGATATGTTCTGGAGCGACGCCAAGTACAGCTTCGAGAGCTAA
- a CDS encoding citrate synthase produces the protein MSEFAEIILEGKSYQMPVVEGTENEKAIDISSLRAKTGYITLDSGYKNTGATTSAITFLDGERGILRYRGYPIEQLAEKSNFIEVAYLLIYGALPTAEELENFSNEIKMHTLVNEDMRKILDGFPSAAHPMGILSALVSSLTAFYPESLNPNQSKEELDLSIIRLMAKISTIAAWSYKNSIGHPVNYPKNKLDYCSNFLHMMFAYPTEDYEINPVVVDALNKLLILHADHEQNCSTSTVRLVGSANASLYSSVSAGISALWGPLHGGANQAVIEMLEQIKADGGDSKKFIAKAKDKDDPFRLMGFGHRVYKNFDPRAKIIKKTADDVLSALGVKDPILDIAKELEEAALNDPYFVERKLYPNVDFYSGIIYRALGIPTDMFTVMFALGRLPGWIAQWKEMRENKEPIGRPRQVYTGATERDYVPMEKR, from the coding sequence ATGTCAGAATTTGCTGAAATTATTTTAGAAGGTAAATCTTACCAAATGCCTGTAGTAGAGGGCACGGAGAATGAAAAAGCCATTGATATCTCTTCTCTGCGCGCTAAGACCGGCTATATCACCCTGGACTCAGGTTATAAAAACACTGGTGCTACAACAAGCGCCATCACTTTCTTGGACGGTGAACGTGGCATCCTGCGCTACAGAGGCTATCCGATTGAGCAACTGGCAGAGAAGTCGAACTTTATCGAGGTGGCTTACCTTCTGATTTACGGCGCGCTGCCAACAGCAGAGGAGCTGGAGAACTTCAGCAACGAAATCAAAATGCACACCCTCGTGAACGAGGACATGCGCAAAATCCTGGACGGTTTCCCTTCTGCTGCACACCCAATGGGCATTCTGTCTGCCCTGGTTAGCTCCCTGACAGCGTTCTACCCAGAGTCGCTTAACCCGAACCAGTCGAAAGAAGAGCTTGACCTGTCGATCATCCGACTGATGGCGAAAATCTCTACTATCGCTGCCTGGTCTTACAAGAACTCTATCGGCCACCCGGTAAACTACCCTAAGAACAAGCTGGACTACTGCTCCAACTTCCTGCACATGATGTTCGCGTACCCAACCGAGGATTATGAAATTAACCCGGTAGTGGTTGACGCCCTGAACAAGCTGCTGATCCTGCACGCAGACCACGAGCAAAACTGCTCTACCTCTACTGTGCGTCTGGTTGGTTCTGCAAACGCTAGCTTGTACTCTTCTGTATCTGCCGGTATCAGCGCCCTGTGGGGCCCGCTGCACGGTGGTGCAAACCAGGCTGTGATCGAAATGCTGGAGCAAATTAAAGCAGACGGCGGCGACTCGAAGAAGTTCATCGCCAAAGCGAAGGACAAAGACGATCCGTTCCGCCTGATGGGCTTCGGACACCGCGTGTACAAGAACTTTGACCCGCGTGCCAAGATCATCAAGAAAACAGCTGATGACGTGCTAAGCGCACTGGGTGTGAAAGACCCTATCCTGGACATCGCCAAAGAGCTGGAAGAAGCTGCCCTGAACGATCCGTACTTTGTAGAGCGTAAGCTTTACCCTAACGTAGACTTCTACTCAGGAATTATCTACCGTGCCCTTGGCATCCCAACAGATATGTTCACGGTAATGTTCGCCCTTGGCCGCCTGCCAGGATGGATTGCACAGTGGAAAGAGATGCGTGAGAACAAAGAGCCTATTGGCCGTCCGCGTCAGGTGTACACTGGTGCCACCGAGCGTGACTATGTTCCTATGGAGAAGCGCTAA
- a CDS encoding 6-pyruvoyl trahydropterin synthase family protein, whose product MANIRLTRLFTFETAHALLHYNGPCRRIHGHSYKLEVTVLGTPLVAEQHPKNGMVMDFGDLKRLVQEHVVSLFDHALVLQADSPRDLIEALEKHEHRLVLTPYQPTCENMLLDFQHRLQRALPANVTLHHLKLWETQNSFAEWYAEDNQ is encoded by the coding sequence ATGGCAAATATCAGGCTCACCCGGCTTTTTACCTTTGAAACAGCGCACGCACTCCTGCACTATAACGGCCCCTGTCGCCGCATTCACGGCCATTCTTATAAGCTGGAGGTAACGGTGCTGGGCACGCCCCTGGTAGCCGAGCAGCACCCAAAGAACGGCATGGTCATGGACTTCGGAGACCTAAAGCGACTGGTGCAGGAACACGTGGTATCTTTGTTTGACCACGCCCTGGTACTGCAGGCAGACTCTCCTCGCGACCTGATCGAAGCACTGGAAAAGCACGAGCACAGGCTGGTGCTCACACCCTACCAGCCCACCTGCGAAAACATGCTGCTGGACTTCCAGCACCGGCTACAGCGCGCTTTACCGGCTAATGTAACACTGCACCATTTAAAACTGTGGGAAACGCAGAACTCCTTTGCTGAGTGGTATGCGGAGGATAACCAGTAA
- a CDS encoding OmpA family protein encodes MYKPLLTSFLLLLGIATATMAQTRLSTTSAKAERLYEKADSYVRARDFDRALEALAAAAEKDPNFAEAYLRAAGLHKMMGNKAAAFENLEKGLKLLPFSKGQATNYFDLAEMHFDRGNYDAAREWYETYLKTGSTNAKMVDWARHQLKTATFAQEAMQKPVQFDPVQLPNTLNRFGLQYFPYTTADQHYFIYTARESARPEHDENIYVSQKRGEDWQPPLPISENINSPANEGAATISGDGMTLVFTSCNRPDSQGDCDLYISFRTGSEWSKPQNMGKTVNSKAWDSQPSLSADGRTMYFTSTRGGGIGKEDIWVTYRNDDGSWQQPQNLGMPVNSTGRDMAPSIHVSGSTLYFVSDGHVGMGGLDIFKTNLQANRKWTEPKNLGYPLNTFADEGSLFITPDNRIGYYSRQVNSEAGTPSIQLYQFAVPAEWRSSEMSTYAQGRVFDATNKKPLAAQVQLYDVEADSLVQQVSSDKVSGEYTVVLTQGKQYALYVSAPQYLMNSRSFDYTSSKALSPVALDVYLDPIKAGAAVVLNNLFFDTGKYSLEKKSKTELDKLIAFMQQNPQVKIEISGHTDDVGSDQANQVLSERRAKSVVDYLASNSVSRDRIRYKGYGESKPVQPNSSEENRQLNRRIEMWVL; translated from the coding sequence ATGTATAAACCACTGCTTACCTCTTTCCTGTTGCTGCTGGGTATTGCTACCGCTACGATGGCACAAACCAGGCTGAGCACTACCTCAGCCAAAGCAGAGCGTTTATACGAAAAGGCGGACAGTTACGTGCGGGCCCGCGACTTCGACCGCGCGCTGGAAGCGTTGGCTGCGGCGGCTGAAAAGGACCCGAACTTTGCGGAGGCCTATCTGCGCGCTGCCGGCCTGCACAAGATGATGGGCAATAAAGCCGCCGCCTTTGAGAACCTGGAGAAGGGCCTCAAGCTGCTTCCTTTCTCAAAAGGACAGGCGACAAACTACTTTGACCTCGCGGAGATGCACTTCGACAGGGGAAACTACGATGCCGCCCGGGAGTGGTATGAGACGTATCTGAAGACCGGTTCAACCAACGCCAAGATGGTTGATTGGGCGCGGCACCAGCTTAAAACAGCGACCTTCGCGCAGGAGGCGATGCAAAAGCCGGTGCAGTTTGACCCGGTGCAGCTGCCAAACACGCTTAATCGCTTTGGCCTCCAGTATTTCCCCTATACCACCGCTGATCAGCATTACTTTATTTATACGGCCCGTGAAAGTGCCCGCCCGGAGCATGACGAGAACATTTACGTGAGCCAGAAAAGAGGGGAGGACTGGCAGCCGCCTCTTCCTATTTCCGAAAATATCAACTCCCCGGCCAATGAAGGCGCGGCTACCATTTCCGGTGATGGCATGACCCTTGTTTTCACGTCCTGTAACCGCCCCGATAGCCAGGGAGACTGTGACCTGTACATCTCCTTCCGGACAGGCAGCGAGTGGAGCAAGCCACAGAACATGGGTAAAACGGTTAACTCCAAAGCCTGGGACTCCCAACCCAGCCTTTCTGCTGACGGCCGCACCATGTACTTTACCTCTACAAGAGGAGGTGGGATAGGTAAGGAGGATATTTGGGTGACTTACCGCAATGACGACGGCAGCTGGCAGCAACCCCAGAACCTGGGCATGCCCGTAAATTCCACTGGCCGCGACATGGCTCCCTCCATTCACGTGAGTGGCTCCACGCTATACTTTGTAAGTGACGGGCATGTGGGCATGGGCGGGCTCGATATCTTTAAAACAAACCTGCAGGCTAACCGAAAGTGGACGGAGCCCAAGAACCTGGGCTACCCGCTGAACACCTTTGCGGACGAAGGCTCGCTTTTCATTACACCCGACAACAGGATCGGGTATTACTCCCGGCAGGTGAACTCAGAAGCCGGAACACCAAGTATACAGCTCTATCAGTTTGCTGTGCCGGCAGAATGGCGAAGCAGCGAGATGAGTACCTATGCGCAGGGCCGTGTGTTCGATGCCACAAACAAGAAGCCATTGGCCGCGCAGGTGCAGCTTTATGACGTGGAGGCTGATTCCCTGGTGCAGCAAGTCAGTTCGGATAAGGTTTCAGGGGAGTACACCGTCGTTCTGACGCAGGGCAAGCAGTATGCCCTGTACGTGTCGGCTCCGCAGTACCTCATGAATAGCCGCAGCTTTGACTATACTTCGTCCAAGGCTTTGTCTCCCGTTGCACTGGATGTGTACCTGGACCCGATTAAGGCTGGCGCTGCGGTGGTCCTGAACAATCTGTTTTTTGACACCGGCAAGTATAGCCTGGAGAAGAAATCCAAAACAGAGCTGGACAAGCTGATTGCTTTTATGCAGCAGAACCCGCAGGTGAAAATCGAAATATCGGGCCATACGGATGATGTCGGCTCAGACCAGGCAAACCAGGTGCTCTCGGAGCGGCGTGCAAAGTCGGTGGTGGATTACCTGGCGAGCAATAGCGTTAGCAGAGACCGCATCCGCTACAAAGGGTATGGCGAAAGCAAACCTGTTCAACCAAACTCCTCCGAAGAGAACCGCCAGCTTAACAGGCGCATCGAAATGTGGGTCTTGTAG
- a CDS encoding 7-carboxy-7-deazaguanine synthase QueE — protein MEAFYTIQGEGGNTGTAAYFIRLGGCDVGCHWCDVKESWDAELHPLTPVADIVAAAAAYPGKAVVITGGEPLLYNLKPLTEQLQAQGIKTYIETSGAYPVSGSWDWICLSPKKFKAPDATVYPFANELKVIIFNKSDFKWAEEHAALVGPHCQLYLQPEWSKASEITPLIVEYVKNNPQWRVSLQTHKYMDIP, from the coding sequence ATGGAGGCATTTTACACGATACAAGGGGAGGGTGGCAACACAGGAACCGCAGCGTATTTTATCCGCCTGGGCGGCTGTGACGTGGGGTGCCACTGGTGCGATGTGAAGGAGAGCTGGGATGCGGAGCTGCACCCGCTCACACCCGTAGCCGATATTGTGGCTGCCGCCGCTGCCTATCCGGGCAAAGCTGTGGTGATAACCGGCGGCGAACCGCTGCTCTACAACCTGAAGCCTTTGACGGAGCAGCTGCAGGCGCAGGGCATTAAAACGTACATCGAAACCTCTGGCGCTTACCCTGTGAGCGGCAGCTGGGACTGGATCTGCCTTTCCCCTAAAAAGTTTAAAGCACCTGACGCTACCGTATATCCCTTTGCGAATGAGCTAAAAGTGATTATCTTTAACAAGAGTGACTTTAAGTGGGCGGAGGAGCACGCTGCGCTGGTGGGGCCGCATTGCCAGCTGTACCTGCAGCCGGAGTGGAGCAAAGCCAGCGAAATAACGCCGCTCATTGTAGAATACGTGAAGAATAATCCGCAGTGGCGTGTGTCGCTGCAGACGCACAAGTACATGGATATTCCATAA
- a CDS encoding NAD(P)-dependent alcohol dehydrogenase yields MIPVKGYAVQNATTPLDAFSFERREVGEHDVLIDILYCGVCHSDIHQARDEWGGSIYPMVPGHEIVGRISQVGSKVTKFKEGDLAGVGCFVDSCRTCPSCQEGLEQYCEVHNVGTYNSYELDKKTPTYGGYSNKIVVDEKYTLKVSEKLDLARVAPLLCAGITTYSPLMQWKVGKGHRLAVVGLGGLGHMAVKIGASLGANVTVLSTSPSKEQDAIDLGAHSFAVTKDANLMRELRGSFDFILDTVSAPHDLNMYLSLLKRDGTMILVGAPPEPAAVAGFSLIAGRKRLVGSMIGGIQETQEMLDYCAEHNIMSDVEVIPIQEINSAYERVLKSDVKYRFVIDMASL; encoded by the coding sequence ATGATTCCAGTAAAAGGATATGCCGTGCAGAATGCCACCACTCCGCTCGACGCGTTCAGCTTTGAGCGCCGCGAGGTGGGCGAGCATGATGTGCTGATTGACATTTTATACTGTGGCGTGTGCCACTCGGATATTCACCAGGCGCGTGATGAGTGGGGCGGCTCTATTTATCCGATGGTGCCCGGGCACGAGATCGTGGGCCGCATCAGCCAGGTGGGCAGTAAGGTTACCAAGTTCAAAGAAGGCGATTTAGCCGGTGTAGGTTGTTTTGTGGACTCCTGCCGTACTTGCCCAAGTTGCCAGGAAGGGCTGGAGCAGTACTGTGAGGTGCACAACGTGGGCACCTACAACAGCTACGAACTGGATAAAAAGACCCCGACCTACGGTGGCTACTCCAACAAAATAGTGGTAGACGAAAAGTATACCCTGAAGGTAAGCGAGAAATTAGACCTGGCCCGCGTGGCGCCGCTGCTTTGCGCCGGCATCACCACCTACTCACCGCTGATGCAGTGGAAAGTAGGGAAGGGGCACCGTTTGGCGGTGGTCGGTTTGGGCGGCCTGGGCCATATGGCGGTAAAGATCGGTGCTTCGCTTGGCGCGAATGTTACCGTTCTTAGCACGTCTCCTTCAAAGGAGCAGGATGCCATTGACCTTGGCGCGCATAGCTTTGCCGTTACCAAGGATGCCAACCTGATGCGCGAGCTGCGCGGCTCTTTCGATTTTATACTTGATACTGTATCAGCCCCGCACGACCTGAACATGTACCTGAGCCTGCTGAAGCGGGATGGTACCATGATTCTGGTTGGTGCACCCCCTGAGCCTGCAGCCGTTGCCGGCTTTAGCCTTATTGCGGGCCGAAAGCGCCTGGTAGGCTCTATGATAGGCGGCATCCAGGAAACGCAGGAAATGCTGGATTACTGCGCCGAGCACAATATCATGTCTGATGTGGAAGTTATTCCGATTCAGGAGATCAACAGCGCGTATGAGCGTGTGCTGAAAAGTGACGTGAAATATCGCTTTGTGATTGATATGGCCTCTTTGTAG
- the folD gene encoding bifunctional methylenetetrahydrofolate dehydrogenase/methenyltetrahydrofolate cyclohydrolase FolD: MTLLDGKKTSEAIQDEIAAEVAAIKAKGGKVPHLAAILVGNDGGSVTYVNNKVLACDRIGFGSSLIRYEDSVSEEELLNKIKELNEDPEVDGFIVQLPLPKHIDANKVLEAIDPKKDVDGFHPTNVGRMVAGLPAYLPATPAGILQLLKRYNIETKGKHCVVIGRSNIVGTPMSILMSKCTYPGEATVTICHRNTVDLAHHTRQADILIVAVGRPGLVTADMVKEGAVVIDVGTTRVPDETRKSGFRLRGDVDFDNVAEKCSYITPVPGGVGPLTIAMLMTNTLRAAKHEVYG, encoded by the coding sequence ATGACCCTGCTCGACGGTAAAAAAACATCCGAAGCCATCCAAGACGAAATTGCTGCAGAGGTAGCTGCAATCAAGGCCAAAGGGGGCAAAGTGCCACATTTGGCGGCTATATTGGTCGGAAACGATGGTGGCTCAGTAACCTACGTAAACAACAAAGTGCTGGCCTGTGACCGCATTGGCTTCGGGTCATCGCTTATTCGCTACGAAGACTCCGTGTCGGAGGAGGAGCTGCTGAACAAGATCAAAGAGCTGAACGAAGACCCCGAAGTTGACGGCTTTATAGTACAGCTGCCCCTGCCAAAGCACATTGACGCGAACAAGGTGCTGGAGGCAATCGACCCGAAAAAGGATGTAGATGGTTTTCACCCGACAAACGTGGGCAGAATGGTGGCCGGCTTGCCTGCCTACCTGCCGGCTACGCCCGCCGGCATCCTGCAGCTGCTGAAGCGCTACAACATCGAAACAAAGGGCAAGCACTGTGTGGTGATTGGCCGCAGTAACATCGTAGGCACCCCGATGAGCATCCTGATGTCTAAATGCACGTATCCGGGTGAGGCGACCGTTACGATCTGCCACCGCAATACCGTGGACTTGGCGCACCATACACGCCAGGCGGATATTCTTATTGTGGCTGTGGGCAGGCCCGGTTTGGTTACTGCCGATATGGTGAAAGAAGGCGCCGTGGTAATTGACGTGGGAACGACCCGCGTGCCGGATGAAACGCGCAAGTCAGGTTTCCGCCTACGCGGCGATGTGGACTTTGACAATGTTGCCGAGAAATGCAGCTACATTACCCCGGTTCCGGGTGGTGTTGGCCCGCTTACCATTGCCATGCTGATGACCAACACCCTTCGGGCTGCGAAGCACGAAGTATACGGTTAA
- the lepA gene encoding translation elongation factor 4, with translation MKNIRNFCIIAHIDHGKSTLADRLLEFTQTVAEREMQHQLLDNMDLERERGITIKSHAIQMNYHYKGEDYVLNLIDTPGHVDFSYEVSRSIAACEGALLIVDSSQGIEAQTISNLYLAIGNDLEIIPVLNKIDLPHAMPEEVSDQIIDLIGCDKEDIIHASGKAGIGVEDILNAICDRIPAPKGDPEAPLQALIFDSVFNSYRGIEVYFRIFNGSLKKGEKVKFINTGKTYEADEIGVLKLNQEARQEMGAGNVGYLISGIKNAKEVKVGDTITHVDRPAQGIQGFEDVKPMVFAGIYPVETSEYEELRASMEKLQLNDASLVWEPETSAALGFGFRCGFLGMLHMEIVQERLEREFDMTVITTVPSVQFHAYTTKEAMVKVNAPSEMPDPNYIDHIEEPFIKAQIISKSDFVGPIITLCMDKRGILKNQTYLTSDRVEMTFEMPLAEIVFDFFDKLKTISRGYASLDYELIGFRQSNMVKLDIMLNGEKVDALSAIVHRDKAYDWGKRLCEKLRELLPRQMFEIAIQAAIGQKIIARETVKALRKNVLAKCYGGDISRKRKLLEKQKKGKKRMRQVGNVEIPQEAFLAVLKLD, from the coding sequence ATGAAGAACATCCGTAATTTCTGCATCATCGCCCACATCGACCACGGTAAAAGCACCTTGGCCGACCGCCTGTTGGAATTCACCCAAACGGTAGCGGAGCGTGAAATGCAACACCAGCTGCTTGACAACATGGACCTGGAGCGTGAGCGCGGCATTACTATTAAGAGCCACGCCATCCAGATGAACTATCACTACAAAGGGGAGGACTATGTGCTGAACCTGATAGACACGCCTGGCCACGTGGACTTTTCCTACGAGGTTTCCCGCTCTATTGCTGCCTGCGAGGGCGCTTTGCTGATTGTGGACTCCTCCCAGGGCATCGAAGCACAGACTATCTCTAACCTTTACCTGGCCATCGGCAACGACCTGGAGATCATCCCGGTGCTCAACAAGATCGACCTGCCGCACGCGATGCCGGAAGAGGTGTCGGACCAGATCATCGACCTGATCGGTTGCGATAAGGAGGATATCATCCATGCTTCGGGCAAGGCTGGTATTGGCGTGGAAGACATTCTGAATGCCATCTGCGACCGTATTCCGGCCCCGAAGGGCGACCCGGAAGCACCGCTGCAAGCACTTATCTTTGACTCAGTTTTCAATTCCTACCGAGGGATCGAAGTATACTTCCGTATTTTCAACGGCTCGCTGAAGAAGGGGGAGAAGGTTAAGTTCATCAACACGGGTAAAACCTATGAAGCCGATGAAATCGGCGTGTTGAAGCTGAACCAGGAGGCCCGCCAGGAAATGGGGGCCGGTAACGTGGGCTACCTTATCTCAGGTATCAAAAACGCCAAAGAGGTTAAAGTAGGGGATACCATTACGCACGTGGATCGTCCGGCGCAGGGCATTCAGGGCTTTGAGGATGTGAAGCCGATGGTATTTGCCGGTATTTACCCGGTAGAGACAAGCGAGTACGAAGAGCTGCGTGCCTCTATGGAGAAGCTGCAGCTAAACGATGCCTCGCTGGTGTGGGAGCCGGAAACATCGGCGGCACTTGGTTTCGGCTTCCGTTGCGGTTTCCTGGGGATGCTGCACATGGAGATCGTGCAGGAGCGTCTGGAGCGTGAGTTCGACATGACGGTGATCACCACCGTTCCGTCGGTACAGTTCCATGCCTATACTACTAAAGAGGCAATGGTGAAGGTTAACGCACCGTCGGAGATGCCGGACCCGAACTACATCGACCATATCGAAGAGCCGTTTATCAAGGCGCAGATCATATCTAAATCTGACTTTGTGGGCCCTATCATCACGCTGTGTATGGATAAACGCGGTATCCTGAAGAACCAGACCTACCTGACGAGTGACCGGGTGGAGATGACCTTCGAGATGCCGTTGGCAGAGATCGTGTTCGACTTCTTCGATAAACTGAAAACAATTTCGCGCGGCTATGCCTCGCTTGACTACGAGCTGATCGGCTTTCGGCAGTCAAACATGGTGAAGCTGGATATAATGCTGAACGGTGAGAAGGTGGATGCGCTGAGCGCGATCGTGCACCGCGATAAAGCCTACGACTGGGGCAAGCGCCTCTGCGAGAAGCTGCGTGAGCTGCTGCCGCGCCAGATGTTCGAGATCGCCATTCAGGCTGCCATCGGCCAGAAAATCATTGCACGCGAAACAGTGAAGGCCCTGCGTAAAAACGTACTGGCCAAGTGCTACGGCGGTGACATTTCACGGAAGCGTAAGCTCCTGGAGAAACAGAAGAAAGGTAAGAAACGCATGCGCCAGGTAGGCAACGTGGAAATCCCGCAAGAAGCCTTCTTAGCCGTGCTTAAACTCGACTAA